One genomic segment of Hordeum vulgare subsp. vulgare chromosome 2H, MorexV3_pseudomolecules_assembly, whole genome shotgun sequence includes these proteins:
- the LOC123427856 gene encoding glycine-rich cell wall structural protein 2-like, with amino-acid sequence MDSSSSSALRAATGGGLLGRGGSGGGKGGGGGSGSVTGSGSGIGGDSTSTIGGGGASADAWTRLVSSGVEDDLVCAVGAGAGFGAGGLPYGYFLDACFLCRKPIASNRDIFMYRGDIAFCSEECRTEQIDADEEMERKEKSASAKKLSQRPPSLGEVESPPRPPKTRAGSILAG; translated from the exons atggactcctcctcctcctccgccctccGAGCCGCCACCGGCGGTGGCCTGCTGGGCCGGGGCGGGAGCGGAGGGGgcaagggcggcggcggcggcagcggcagcgtCACCGGGAGCGGGAGCGGGATCGGCGGGGACAGCACGTCGACCATCGGCGGGGGCGGCGCGTCGGCGGATGCGTGGACCCGGCTCGTCAGCTCCGGCGTGGAGGACGACCTGGTGTGCGCCGTGGGAGCCGGAGCTGGGTTCGGAGCCGGAGGGCTGCCGTACGGCTACTTCCTGGACGCCTGCTTCCTCTGCCGGAAGCCGATCGCCAGCAACCGCGACATCTTCATGTACAG AGGGGACATCGCGTTCTGCAGCGAGGAGTGCAGGACGGAGCAGATAGACGCGGACGAGGAgatggagaggaaggagaagagcgCGTCGGCCAAGAAGCTGTCGCAGAGGCCGCCGTCCCTGGGCGAGGTGGAGTCCCCGCCGCGGCCGCCCAAGACCAGGGCCGGGTCAATCCTCGCCGGCTGA